A region of the Flavobacteriaceae bacterium MAR_2010_188 genome:
CGCCGTTCTTCCTTCTCAGAACTTTCGAGATGTGACGACTTTCTTCCTTATCAAAACTTATGGTGGAAGTGTTTATCGATATTTCGGGATTATAGAATAGTTGCATTAATTAATTTCTTCAACCATTTTAAGAACTTTAAGTTCTTCGATTTGTTTAGGTGAATGCGTCTTTAATATTAGGAAGGTGAGTTTTTTAGATGGAATATCAATTGCTACAAATTCATCTTTAACTCCGTAACTATTAAAGATTTCATTTTCAACTTCATCAAAGAAGCTACCTTTAGTAACCCAACCAGAATCTCCGCCGGTGTAGGCAGAATTATCAATAGAGTACCGGCTGGCCAAATCTTCAAAGCGTTGTCCTCTTCTAAATTTAGACATTATTTTAAATTTAAGCGCTTCTGATTTTTCAAAAGAAAGTTCGCTGTTATCCAATAATATATAGCTCATTCTATAATGTTGGATTGATTGCTTGTCCAAAACCTTATAAAAGGTTTTATTAATGTCTGTTTCGTACACTTTCTTGCCGCCGACCGAAAGATCATACAGTTCGTTAGCGAGCCTAGTAAGGTGCTTTTCTGTGTTAAAGATGACTATTTTGCCTTTATTGGATTTGTATCTATCAATCATTTTCTCGGCATCTTGTTCTGATTGAATAGAATCTAGATCTAATTCAAAATTAGTCTGAGAATAGGAAATCGCCGTAATCGATAAGCACAGTAGAAGGAATAATCTTTTAATCATGATGTAGGTTTTTTGGGGTTTGCTTCAAAAATATCTTTTAGAAGTCCACTAAAACCTATGTGTCGATCAAGTTCTTAAGAAATCGCTGTTAATAACCTTGGCAATATCTACTTTATGGCAATCATACTTATTTCGACATTTACGTCTTTTGGCAACCGCGCAACCTGGACGGTTTCTCTAGCCGGTGCCGTGTCTGCATCGAAATAACTTCCATAAACTTCATTTATCTTTCCAAAGTTATCCATGTCACTAATAAAGATTGAAGTCTTTACCACATGTTCAAAGGTCATCCCAGCTTCATCTAGAACAGCTTTCATATTTGCCATGACCTGTTTAGTTTCTTCAGTAATTGACGATAATATCAGTTCTCCAGTCTTTGGGTCAAACGCAATTTGTCCAGAAGTATACAAAGTGTTACCGCTAAGAACCGCTTGATTATAAGGTCCAATAGGAGCAGGGGCTTTAGATGTATTTATTATTTTTTTCATTTTATAAAGTGTTTACTAGTATTAGAAATAGATTCAATTATAGTTGACGATCTCTTTGTTTACGTTTTTCGTATTTAAGATCTTTTAATAGATTCGAAGAAATTCCGATAAAGAAATTCCACTGACTATATCGTCCGAATGGCACCCAAGAAAAGTTCATATTCCAGGTCAGCAATTTTCTGGTGAACGTCATCTGGGTAAAGGTAAAACCATTATTTTGAATGTCGTATCCAGAATTTCCTGAAACTGACCAGTTTGGGGTAAGCTCAACATTTCCAGAAAACATTAAAGAATGGGATGAAACTGTGTTTTGCCTAATATTGTTGCTATAGTTTAGGGCGTAGGCCAATCTAAGGCTCCATGGGATTTCGAACTTATAAAATTCTGAATCGGTTTTAGAATCTTCGAGATTAGATTTTGCCCGCTCCCTTAAGGTCATTGGTTTGCCAAAAAGATCATCTGCGCGGCCACCACTTCTTATGGATTCTTCTGTGGCTTCTTCCTCTTCTTCGGTGTCCTTTTCAGCTTTAAAGGTATCGCTGCTCAATGAATAGCTAACGTTAAAATTGGCAGATGTTAATCTAAAGAAACTACCACCATTATCTACATTAAGCTTATCTACTCTGCGGTTATTGCTGTCTAAGGCGTATGGATCTAGAGAAGCCCCAAAATTAATGGCCATCTTATTATTAAGGATATTGGTTCCTCCAGAAACTCGGATTGGACTTAATTTAAGTGTGTCCGCCGCAAAATTATAGGAGGTCGAAAAATTAAGACTGTTCAAAATGGAAATCTTCTTAGGTTCTAAGGATGTGGAATCCTTCGAGCGTATCTTGGCTTCAATATTATTACCAACGGATAATCCCAATGAACTTGAAAACCTCTGATTTGGAGAGCCAAAAAGAGAACCTTCAAATCTTGAAAATTGAGTTTGGTTTAATTCAACATTGGTAAGTCCATCAGCATTTATTATTTCAACATTGTCATAATATTGGTCAAACGCTGGATTGATATTATAAGAAAGTGCAGGCCTTATGACATGACGTATTTCTTGAATCAACGGGTCTTTTCCTTCCTTAGTAAATGGAAATCTTCCGTAAATGGTAGTTCCTAAACTGGTGTTGAAATTGTATGTCCTATAGCTCTCAAAACCGGTGACATCTTCAGTTACAACCTGTCGTAAATCTGCATCGTAAAAGCGATTTATGGTGTTATAGGTCCAGTTCTCACTAAAGCTTGTACCAGCACTGAGGCTCAAATACTTAAATAACTTAAAATTTGTGGTTAGAGGAATAGTGTGCTGGGCGCCAATTCTAGCCTCGTCGAACATACCCTCAGTAAAAAATAAGGAGTCCGTAGTCTGGATTCTATTCTCTGCTCTAACCTGATAATTAAAATTTATATTTTGAATAATTCCTTTTTTTGAACCTGTACTTGGCGCAAATGGAAATATCCTATCCACACTTCCTTGAAACGTAGGCAGCGTCATATTAATGACTTGTGTATTTGTGTTTTGTTGATGGGTAGCCGTAATACTATATTGAATGGCCGGTTCTATAGGATAGGTCTTCGAGTAAGAAATTGAAGATGAAAGCGTATTATTCTGGGTGTTCGATAAGTTCTGTTGTCTAATTGAATTTTGATAATATCTACTACTACCCAAGTTTACAGAAGCATTGAATCTAGAATTAGGGCTCGCTTTGGTATCTTGGTTATGAGACCATCTTATATTGTAGAAACTTCGTTGACTGTAATCAGGAAATCCTCTTTCGCTAGTGATCTGTTTTTCATATTGAAATGAAACATTTCCCCTAAACTTATAACGTAAGGCATAACTGCTCTGTGCCCTAAATCCATAACTACCGTTGGTAAATATATCCGTATAAAGTGCCAAATCTACGTACTCACTAAATGCAAAATAATATCCTAAATCCTGAAGGTTGTAACCAGCATCATTATCCTCACCAAAACTAGGTAAGAGGATTCCAGAAGAACGACTATCGGTTAGAGGAAAATAAGCGAAAGGTAGCCAAACCGGAGTTGGCACTCCATAAATTTCCATATTGGTTGCACCAACAACAATTTTCTTATTGGGTACCAATTTTATCTTGGAGGCGATAAATTCATATTCAGGATCATCCAAATTCTCGGAAGTGGTGAATCGACCTTTTTCCAAAAAGTAAACCGAATCGTTTTCTTTCTTTGTCCTTGGGGCAATCACATTAAATTCGCTTTGCTTAGTCCGAGAATTAAAAACCAAGGCTTTTTTGCTTTCAGTATTAAAGATTATCGAATCTGGTTCCACAACATTTTCACCTTGGGTAAAAATCGGGTTTTGGGTATAAGTACCGGCAGAATCCTTTAAACGACCGGCATAAACTAAGTTTTTGGTATAATCTATTTCGATGACCCCAGCCTTAATGTTCATGTCGGTGTATTCTATCACCGCTTCATCATAAAGTCTTATCTTTTGCAAACGTTGGTTCATCGAAACGTAATCCTTTGCGCTGTAACTCACAATATCAGAGAGAAATTCCTTTTTTTTAGGAATGGAATCCTGCGAAATACTATCCTTTACAGTTTCACCGATGGTAGGGACTTTAAGTATGGTATCGGTCTTTACCCTAACCGTATCAGTTTCGGTCTTTGAGCGAATGCTATTTACTCTAACAGGAAGGTCTTGAGCGTAACTACTTATGTTGATAACCGATGTAAAACTTAGGGCAAAAAGTAGATTTTTGTAGTGGGTACGCAATGCTTTTCGATGTATTTTTGTAAAAGTATGGCTCGGTTTTTGAAAAGCCAAAATTACGTTTATTTTTTTGTATAGGTCAATCTATCGTTTAAAGTTTGACATGAAATAAACCCTCAAATAATGACGTTACACTAAGGATGAGAACGCAAGCTACTTATATATTTGTATTGGTTTTTTTTATATTTACCAGTATTTTAACATCTGAAAATAATCCCAAAAAAGCTAAAGACCAGTTTGTTGTAGTACTCGACGCTGGTCATGGTGGAAAGGACCCTGGCCGTCCTACTTCTAACGGTTATATTGAAAAAGATATTGCTTTAAAGATTACTTTGGCCGTTGGCAAGGAATTGGAAAAGATTCCAAACATTAAGGTTATCTACACTAGAAAAACCGATGTCTTCGTTGATTTATTTGTAAGAGGAAAAATTGCCAATGAGGCTGATGCCGACCTGTTTGTCTCTATTCATTGCAACGCCCATAATTCTCAGGCGTCTGGTACCGAAACCTTTGTGCTTGGAGTACATAGAAATAAAACCAACTTCGAAATTGCTAAGGCAGAGAATGAAGTAATTTATTTAGAGGACGATTATCATACCCGTTATAATGGGTTTGATCCAAATTCACCTGAATCTGTAATTGGTCTTACCTTGATGCAAGAAGAATATCTTGACCAAAGTATTATGCTGGCTAAGGAAATTGAAGATAATTTCTCTGAAAAGCTAAATAGAAAGAGTAGGGGCGTAAAATATGCGGGACTTATCGTTTTACACCAGACCTATATGCCAAGTGTTTTGGTAGAAACCGGTTTTATAACAAATACAAGTGAAGGCGCCTATCTCAATTCTAAAAGAGGACAAGAAGATTTATCCAAATCTATTTCTGGGTCTATCATGAATTATAAAAAACACCTAGACCAGTACGTTGGTCAAAATATTGGGCGCGAAAGAGAAAAGCTTCAGGCAGAGGGAGACCCCCAGATGTTCTCGGATATAGTGTTTAAAGTTCAAATTGCGGCTAGCGGTAAAAAACTTCAACCAGAATCTTATAATTTTAAGGGATTGGATCAAATATCTCGAGAAGAAAGCGATAATCTTTACCGATATTATTATGGTGAAACTTCAGATTATGAAAAAATCAAAGAAATGCAGAATAAAGCTCAGAAAATAGGATATAAATCCTGCTTTATCGTAGCTTATAAAAATGGTGTAAGAATAGACCTAGATGATGCATTAAAAACTACAGCAAATTAGCCACCATTTAATTTAAATATTATTAATTTTGCCCGCAAACAAATACATTGAATCTTGAAAATTTCTAAAGAAGTAAAAGCAGCAATCCTTGTCCTTTCAGGGATATTACTTTTTATATACCTATTCAATTATTTGAAAGGGGACAACCTATTAAACTCTTCTAGGGTTTACTATGCACTATATAATAATGTTGAAGGCCTTTCTTCCTCAACGCCAGTTACTGTAAACGGATTAAATGTAGGTCAAGTAAGAAAGATAACTTTTGATGAAGATGGTTCGGGTCGATTAAAAGTAGAAATGCTGATCGAGAACAATTTTGAATTTTCAAAAAACAGCAAGGCAGAACTTTACGAAGCAGGTTTAATTGGTGGTAAGGCCATCGCAATCATTCCTGCAAATGATGGGGCAGAAAAAGCTAAAAGCGGACAAATGTTAGATTCTGATATCAAAGCAGGTCTTTCAGAGTTGGTTAATAGAAGGCTTACTCCGCTTCAAGAGAAGATGGAATCAGTAATGGGAAGTGCCGATTCATTATTAAACAATGTTAATACTATTTTTGATGAAGAAACAAAAACGAATCTTAAAGATGCGGTTGCAGAATTAAGTGCCACTATTACCGCCTACAAAAGTACCTCTCAAGCTCTAAACGGTCTGATAGCATCAAACCAAGAAAAGCTTTCTGCAACATTAACGAATTTTGAAACTGCTTCTAGTAATCTGGCAAATATCACTGGGTCAATTTCCGATGCAGATCTGGCCAGCGCTGTCAATGATTTAAAGGATGTTATAACAAAATTTGATGGGATAGCCCAAGGAATCGACGATGGACAAGGTTCATTAGGAAAGTTGCTTAAGGATGAAGGTCTTTATCAAAATTTAGATGGTGCTACAAAACAGTTGGAAGCTTTACTTCAAGATTTCAAACTAAATCCTAAACGTTACTTTCACTTCTCTGTATTCGGAAAAAAACCCAAGCAGTACGATGCAGAAGGCAACTTGATCGAAGACAAGGAATTTTTAGAATTAGTAGACGAGCAGAAATAAATCACATACTTCATAAATGACTTACTTACCCAATATCATTTTTGCAATTGCATTGATAGCTGGGCTCGGTTACTTCACATTCAACGTTAGAAAATTAATCCGAAACATTAAACTCGGAAAGGAAGCGGATTTGGAACATAATCCTTCTGCCCGCTGGAAGAATATGGCGATGATTGCTCTTGGCCAAACCAAAATGGTTAAAAGACCGATCGCAGGTTTTCTTCATGTTATTGTTTACGTTGGTTTTATCGTTATTAATATTGAAGTTCTAGAAATAATGATTGATGGCGTCTTTGGGACGCATCGATTGTTTTCATCTCTAGGTGCAACTTACGGCGCCCTGATAGGCTTTTTTGAAGTATTGGCATTTTTGGTTTTTATCTCGGTAGTGATATTCTGGATAAGAAGGAACATCTTAAACATCAAACGTTTCTTACAATCAGAATTGAAAGGCTGGCCAAAAAACGATGCGAATCTCATTCTTTATTTTGAGATGGTTTTAATGATTCTATTTCTAGTAATGAATGCGACCGATGCAAGGTTTCAGGAATTGGAAAGCGGGAATTGGGTGAGTCAATTTATAGCACCAATATTTAGCGGGTTATCAGAGACGACTCTCCATTTGGTTGAACGTTCAGCATGGTGGCTTCATATTTTAGGGATTTTAATATTTCTGAATTATTTATATTTTTCTAAACATCTCCATATTTTATTGGCTTTCCCGAATACCTATTACGGTAAAGTGCGACCTCAAGGTCAATTTAAAAATCTAGATTCGGTTACTAATGAAGTAAAAATGATGATGGATCCAAGCGTTGATCCATTCGCCGCCGCTCCAGAAGGAGAAGCAGATGATGTTCCAGAGAAATTTGGTGCCAGTGATGCAACCGACTTAAGTTGGGTACAACTTCTCAACGCCTATACCTGCACAGAATGCGGTAGGTGTACTTCGGAATGTCCAGCAAATAAGACAGGCAAAAAACTGTCTCCTAGAAAAATTATGATGGACACTCGTGATCGTCTAGAGGAGATTGGTAAGAATATTGATGCTAACAATGGAGTGTTTAAGGATGACGGGAAGCAATTACTCGATGATTATATCACCCGTCAAGAACTTTGGGCTTGTACAACGTGTAATGCTTGTGTAGAAGCTTGTCCTATAAGTATTGATCCTCTTTCTATTATTATGGATATGAGAAGGTATTTGGTTATGGAGCAGTCTGCTGCGCCAACTGAGTTAAATGCGATGATGACAAATGTCGAAAACAATGGGGCACCGTGGCCATATAATCAGATGGATCGATTAAATTGGAAAAATGAATAGGAAAAACAATGACTTTGAATCGATTGAAATACTTTCATATTATTTTAATTTTAGCGTTTGCTTTTGTTTCAACCAAAGCCAAAGCGCAAGGTTATGCTGAAGATTCATTACAAATAAAAGTCTATTCAGAAATTAATTATGAAAGTTATAGGCCGGTTTCAATAAAGATCACAAAGGTTTTTTGTGAATATTGTTCGCCTAATCAATTAAAACACATTAAAGGAGTTGCTTATGAAACAGCATACGGCGAAAGGAACGCTCCAGAAAATGTAATGAAAAACGGAAAAAAGAAATTGGCGATCTATTTAAGATTGCCCAAAGATAAATTTAGATTATTAAGAGATGAACAGAGAAGACGCAGATAAATTGCTAAAGGACAAAGTAGAATCTGGAGAAAAAGTTAGCCCGGTGTTACCAAAAGGAGTCAAGAATTATCTAATTGACATAGATGGTACAGTGTGCGATGATATTCCAAACGAAGAACCAGAGAGAATGCTTACCGCCAAAGTGTATCCAGATGCATTAGAGACTTGTAATCGTTGGTATGATGAAGGTCATATGATTTGCTTCTTCACTTCTAGAACCGAGCAGCATAGAGAATTTACAGAAAGATGGCTTCAAAACCACAACTTTAAATATCATACCTTATTGATGGGTAAACCAAGAGGCGGTAACTATCATTGGATAGATAATCACCTGGTAAAAGCCACAAGATATAAAGGTAAGTTCACTGATTTGATTGAGAAGAATGTGAAGATTCAAGTTTTTGATGATGGTCAACATGACTAAAAATTCAAAAGCGTCTAATTTGAAACTTTTACGATGAGCGAAAATCTAAAAGTGCCAACTATGGCCGAATTCATGGGAGAAGGCAAGCAGCCCGAAGTCTTATTTTGGGTAGGTTGTGCCGGAAGTTTTGATGATCGTGCCAAGAGAATTACCAAGGCCTTTGTCAAAATCCTGAATAAGGCCAATATTGAATTTGCTGTTTTAGGTACTGAAGAAAGTTGCACCGGTGACCCGGCGAAACGCGCGGGTAACGAATTTCTTTTCCAGATGCAAGCTATGACTAACATAGAAGTGCTTAATGGATACGAAGTAAAGAAAATCGTCACCGCCTGCCCACATTGCTTTAATACAATTAAAAATGAATACCCTGGTCTTGGTGGCAACTACGAAGTAATGCACCACACCCAGTTTATCAAAACCTTGATAGACGAAAAGCGTTTAACTGTTGAAGGTGGCCAGTTTAAAGGAAAGAGAATCACTTTTCATGATCCTTGCTATTTAGGTCGGGCAAACAATATTTTTGAAGCTCCACGAGATTTAATCCAGAAATTAGATGCCGAACTTGTAGAGATGAAGAACTGCAAGAAAAAAGGTTTATGTTGTGGTGCCGGAGGTGCACAAATGTTTAAGGAACCAGAGAAAGGTGATAAGGACATTAATGTTAAAAGAACCGAAGAAGCCATCGAGACTAAACCAGAGATTATTGCTGCTGGTTGTCCATTCTGTAATACAATGTTAACCGATGGCGTAAAAGCCAAGGATAAGGAAAATTCAATTCAGGTTATGGACGTTGCAGAATTGATTGCAAACGCAGCCGACCTTTAAAAAAAAGAATATGCTGGTAGATTTTGAAAAATTATCTGAGACTTCAAGAGTGTGGATTTATCAATCCAATCGAAGTTTTACCGATGCTGAAGTGGAAGAACTGAACAATGAATTGAATGAATTTCTTAATCAGTGGACAGCGCACGGACAAAATCTTAGTGCAGCTTATAAAATTGAATATAAACGCTTTATCATAATTGGTTTAGACCAAAGCTTGAATGCCGCTACTGGCTGTTCTATCGATGCTTCCGTCCATTTTATTCAACATTTAGAGAAAAAATATAATGTCGAATTACTCGACAAAATGAATGTCTCTTATAAACAAGGAGAATTTATAGCATACAAGCCCCTTTCAGATTTTAAGAAAATGGCAAAGGAGGGAGCAGTTTCAAAAAACACGGTTGTCTTTAATAATCTTGTTACAAACGTCTCCGACTTCAAAGACAATTGGGAAGTTCCCGCTTCCGATAGCTGGCATTCTAGATTCTTTAAATAAAGATTTATAAGTTAATTACTTCTTTATAAATCTATCATAAAGTTGAAGTATTTGCTCATTAAAATACTAATTTGGCTTTATTAATATAGCCTTTTCTATTCATATTAAACCTAAGTATATCCCTAATATGCGCCGCTTTTTACCCCTCATCATTCTTATTTTATTAGGAAAATTTCTTCCTGCCCAAAATTCAAATAATCCGTTGCAAACGGTTGATCAAGCAGCTCAAACCAAATGGGTAGATAGTATCTATAATGCTATGAGCTTAGAGGAGAGAATCGGTCAGTTGTTTATGGTACAGGTTTTTTCGGATAAGGATTCCAAACACACTAATGAAATTGCGAGACTGATTAACAACAGCCATATAGGCGGTGTTATTTTTTCTACTGGCGGTCCGCTTAGACAGGCAAAACTGAATAATCAACTACAAGCAATATCCAAAGTGCCTTTATTGGTGGGTATGGATGCCGAATGGGGTTTAAGTATGAGATTGGATTCTACTTTCGCTTATCCTTGGAATATGACCTTA
Encoded here:
- a CDS encoding PPIC-type PPIASE domain-containing protein; its protein translation is MIKRLFLLLCLSITAISYSQTNFELDLDSIQSEQDAEKMIDRYKSNKGKIVIFNTEKHLTRLANELYDLSVGGKKVYETDINKTFYKVLDKQSIQHYRMSYILLDNSELSFEKSEALKFKIMSKFRRGQRFEDLASRYSIDNSAYTGGDSGWVTKGSFFDEVENEIFNSYGVKDEFVAIDIPSKKLTFLILKTHSPKQIEELKVLKMVEEIN
- a CDS encoding 2-iminobutanoate/2-iminopropanoate deaminase, translated to MKKIINTSKAPAPIGPYNQAVLSGNTLYTSGQIAFDPKTGELILSSITEETKQVMANMKAVLDEAGMTFEHVVKTSIFISDMDNFGKINEVYGSYFDADTAPARETVQVARLPKDVNVEISMIAIK
- a CDS encoding LPS assembly outer membrane protein LptD (organic solvent tolerance protein OstA); its protein translation is MAFQKPSHTFTKIHRKALRTHYKNLLFALSFTSVINISSYAQDLPVRVNSIRSKTETDTVRVKTDTILKVPTIGETVKDSISQDSIPKKKEFLSDIVSYSAKDYVSMNQRLQKIRLYDEAVIEYTDMNIKAGVIEIDYTKNLVYAGRLKDSAGTYTQNPIFTQGENVVEPDSIIFNTESKKALVFNSRTKQSEFNVIAPRTKKENDSVYFLEKGRFTTSENLDDPEYEFIASKIKLVPNKKIVVGATNMEIYGVPTPVWLPFAYFPLTDSRSSGILLPSFGEDNDAGYNLQDLGYYFAFSEYVDLALYTDIFTNGSYGFRAQSSYALRYKFRGNVSFQYEKQITSERGFPDYSQRSFYNIRWSHNQDTKASPNSRFNASVNLGSSRYYQNSIRQQNLSNTQNNTLSSSISYSKTYPIEPAIQYSITATHQQNTNTQVINMTLPTFQGSVDRIFPFAPSTGSKKGIIQNINFNYQVRAENRIQTTDSLFFTEGMFDEARIGAQHTIPLTTNFKLFKYLSLSAGTSFSENWTYNTINRFYDADLRQVVTEDVTGFESYRTYNFNTSLGTTIYGRFPFTKEGKDPLIQEIRHVIRPALSYNINPAFDQYYDNVEIINADGLTNVELNQTQFSRFEGSLFGSPNQRFSSSLGLSVGNNIEAKIRSKDSTSLEPKKISILNSLNFSTSYNFAADTLKLSPIRVSGGTNILNNKMAINFGASLDPYALDSNNRRVDKLNVDNGGSFFRLTSANFNVSYSLSSDTFKAEKDTEEEEEATEESIRSGGRADDLFGKPMTLRERAKSNLEDSKTDSEFYKFEIPWSLRLAYALNYSNNIRQNTVSSHSLMFSGNVELTPNWSVSGNSGYDIQNNGFTFTQMTFTRKLLTWNMNFSWVPFGRYSQWNFFIGISSNLLKDLKYEKRKQRDRQL
- a CDS encoding N-acetylmuramoyl-L-alanine amidase produces the protein MRTQATYIFVLVFFIFTSILTSENNPKKAKDQFVVVLDAGHGGKDPGRPTSNGYIEKDIALKITLAVGKELEKIPNIKVIYTRKTDVFVDLFVRGKIANEADADLFVSIHCNAHNSQASGTETFVLGVHRNKTNFEIAKAENEVIYLEDDYHTRYNGFDPNSPESVIGLTLMQEEYLDQSIMLAKEIEDNFSEKLNRKSRGVKYAGLIVLHQTYMPSVLVETGFITNTSEGAYLNSKRGQEDLSKSISGSIMNYKKHLDQYVGQNIGREREKLQAEGDPQMFSDIVFKVQIAASGKKLQPESYNFKGLDQISREESDNLYRYYYGETSDYEKIKEMQNKAQKIGYKSCFIVAYKNGVRIDLDDALKTTAN
- a CDS encoding phospholipid/cholesterol/gamma-HCH transport system substrate-binding protein, producing MKISKEVKAAILVLSGILLFIYLFNYLKGDNLLNSSRVYYALYNNVEGLSSSTPVTVNGLNVGQVRKITFDEDGSGRLKVEMLIENNFEFSKNSKAELYEAGLIGGKAIAIIPANDGAEKAKSGQMLDSDIKAGLSELVNRRLTPLQEKMESVMGSADSLLNNVNTIFDEETKTNLKDAVAELSATITAYKSTSQALNGLIASNQEKLSATLTNFETASSNLANITGSISDADLASAVNDLKDVITKFDGIAQGIDDGQGSLGKLLKDEGLYQNLDGATKQLEALLQDFKLNPKRYFHFSVFGKKPKQYDAEGNLIEDKEFLELVDEQK
- a CDS encoding 4Fe-4S dicluster domain-containing protein, with translation MTYLPNIIFAIALIAGLGYFTFNVRKLIRNIKLGKEADLEHNPSARWKNMAMIALGQTKMVKRPIAGFLHVIVYVGFIVINIEVLEIMIDGVFGTHRLFSSLGATYGALIGFFEVLAFLVFISVVIFWIRRNILNIKRFLQSELKGWPKNDANLILYFEMVLMILFLVMNATDARFQELESGNWVSQFIAPIFSGLSETTLHLVERSAWWLHILGILIFLNYLYFSKHLHILLAFPNTYYGKVRPQGQFKNLDSVTNEVKMMMDPSVDPFAAAPEGEADDVPEKFGASDATDLSWVQLLNAYTCTECGRCTSECPANKTGKKLSPRKIMMDTRDRLEEIGKNIDANNGVFKDDGKQLLDDYITRQELWACTTCNACVEACPISIDPLSIIMDMRRYLVMEQSAAPTELNAMMTNVENNGAPWPYNQMDRLNWKNE
- a CDS encoding Cysteine-rich domain-containing protein; this encodes MSENLKVPTMAEFMGEGKQPEVLFWVGCAGSFDDRAKRITKAFVKILNKANIEFAVLGTEESCTGDPAKRAGNEFLFQMQAMTNIEVLNGYEVKKIVTACPHCFNTIKNEYPGLGGNYEVMHHTQFIKTLIDEKRLTVEGGQFKGKRITFHDPCYLGRANNIFEAPRDLIQKLDAELVEMKNCKKKGLCCGAGGAQMFKEPEKGDKDINVKRTEEAIETKPEIIAAGCPFCNTMLTDGVKAKDKENSIQVMDVAELIANAADL